From one Alicyclobacillus acidocaldarius subsp. acidocaldarius Tc-4-1 genomic stretch:
- a CDS encoding methyl-accepting chemotaxis protein encodes MSTYDDIPARADTRLRKLGQRFVDLLPTLNIRQKFLVNTGLVTLLLVALGVVNGILVSQLHQSVRKLEQADTVLNLIRQFDDDIVTADNDAALYLLTPNGDNAQFNLQDYQNDLARVQQDLSVLQREPVNATDKAILDLFQSEWQQILDQNETAFRLASTSLSDAQAMFTNNTLQPLIQSLSEFTQDEQAVKNAAAANVNRLLVQTFVWSTVVALVAIAIGLAGSATLAITISGPIVRLRQMALRVSQGDLRVRPVEARTRDEIEDLARVWNDLVGNLRALIGAIAGASEHVATSAEELSASSDELMRTTTEIARSIEQVAAGAEEQMKQIEDTSSAVSQVQAEIGKVSRLAEGLHQTAERTDGEAEAGTQVMDAMARQMEAIRQRATDAAEVMRKTAEASESVRQIVAAIMHIADETNLLALNAAIEAARAGDHGRGFAVVAEEVRSLSKASADAAREIHGIVDRVVRSMNEVAQSIQAVTAEVDAGASVADETKRTFARIRTSMAEVASGAEEVAEATKTIVAQADHMSSDMAVVVELAQQAARESESVVAASQQQASSMQEIASTAASLSSRAQDLQSLIGRFLI; translated from the coding sequence ATGTCCACCTATGACGACATCCCAGCGCGCGCAGACACGCGCCTTCGCAAGCTCGGTCAGCGGTTCGTGGATCTGTTGCCGACGCTGAACATTCGTCAAAAGTTCCTCGTCAATACCGGCCTCGTGACCCTCCTTCTCGTCGCCCTCGGCGTCGTGAACGGCATCCTGGTCAGCCAACTGCACCAGTCGGTTCGAAAGCTCGAGCAGGCGGACACGGTGCTAAACCTCATTCGGCAGTTTGATGACGACATCGTGACCGCGGACAACGACGCGGCGCTTTATCTGCTCACGCCGAACGGCGACAACGCCCAGTTCAACCTTCAGGATTACCAGAACGATCTCGCGCGCGTGCAACAGGATCTGAGCGTCTTGCAGCGCGAACCCGTCAATGCCACCGACAAGGCCATCCTCGACCTGTTCCAGTCGGAGTGGCAGCAGATCTTGGATCAAAATGAGACCGCTTTCCGCCTAGCGTCGACGAGCCTGTCCGACGCGCAGGCGATGTTCACCAACAACACGCTGCAGCCCTTGATCCAGAGCCTGTCGGAGTTCACACAGGACGAGCAGGCGGTCAAAAACGCGGCCGCCGCGAACGTCAATCGCCTGCTCGTGCAGACCTTCGTCTGGAGCACGGTCGTGGCGCTGGTCGCCATCGCCATAGGTCTCGCCGGCAGTGCGACGCTCGCCATCACGATATCGGGCCCCATCGTGCGGCTCCGCCAGATGGCGCTCAGAGTGTCGCAGGGCGACCTGCGCGTCCGGCCCGTCGAAGCGCGCACACGCGATGAGATCGAAGATCTCGCGCGCGTCTGGAACGACCTCGTCGGCAATCTCAGGGCGCTCATCGGCGCCATCGCGGGCGCTTCTGAACACGTGGCGACGAGCGCCGAAGAGCTATCGGCGAGTTCGGACGAACTGATGCGCACGACGACCGAGATCGCGCGGTCCATCGAGCAGGTGGCGGCTGGCGCCGAGGAACAGATGAAACAGATTGAGGACACGTCAAGCGCCGTGTCCCAGGTTCAGGCCGAGATCGGCAAGGTGTCGCGCCTCGCAGAAGGTCTGCATCAGACCGCTGAGCGGACCGATGGCGAAGCGGAGGCGGGAACGCAGGTCATGGACGCGATGGCGCGCCAGATGGAGGCCATCCGGCAACGCGCCACCGATGCTGCGGAGGTCATGCGTAAGACGGCGGAGGCTTCGGAAAGCGTTCGGCAGATTGTTGCGGCCATCATGCACATCGCCGACGAGACCAACCTCTTGGCGCTGAACGCGGCCATCGAGGCCGCCCGCGCGGGCGATCACGGCCGCGGGTTTGCCGTCGTAGCCGAGGAGGTCAGGAGCCTGTCCAAGGCGTCCGCCGACGCGGCGCGCGAGATTCACGGCATTGTCGATCGCGTCGTTCGCTCCATGAACGAGGTGGCCCAATCCATTCAGGCGGTCACCGCGGAAGTGGACGCCGGCGCGTCCGTTGCCGACGAGACGAAGCGGACGTTCGCGCGAATCAGGACCTCCATGGCGGAAGTGGCATCAGGCGCCGAAGAGGTTGCAGAAGCCACCAAAACCATCGTCGCCCAGGCGGATCACATGTCGAGCGACATGGCCGTGGTGGTGGAACTGGCGCAACAGGCCGCCCGCGAGTCGGAGAGCGTGGTGGCCGCTTCTCAGCAACAAGCGAGTTCGATGCAGGAAATTGCATCTACTGCTGCATCACTCAGTTCGCGAGCACAGGATCTTCAATCTCTCATCGGCCGTTTTCTGATCTAG
- a CDS encoding HPr family phosphocarrier protein — protein MVEKVLTVNLPQGLAARPAAEFVKRASSFSSQIRIGKNGHFVDAKSVLGVMSMAIARGESVTLQAEGSDAERAVETLAELLSRDTFE, from the coding sequence ATGGTGGAAAAGGTCCTGACCGTCAATCTTCCTCAGGGGCTCGCGGCGCGGCCAGCGGCGGAGTTTGTCAAGCGGGCGTCATCGTTTTCCAGTCAGATTCGGATTGGGAAAAACGGTCATTTCGTCGATGCGAAGAGCGTCCTCGGCGTGATGTCCATGGCCATTGCGCGCGGGGAATCGGTCACCCTGCAGGCCGAGGGGAGCGACGCAGAGCGGGCGGTAGAGACACTCGCGGAATTGCTGTCGCGCGATACGTTCGAGTGA
- a CDS encoding ABC transporter ATP-binding protein: MARVLLEHIYKTYPGQTEPTVKDFNLDIQDKEFTVFVGPSGCGKTTTLRMIAGLEDITEGNLYIGDRRVNDVPPKDRDIAMVFQNYALYPHMTVYQNMAFGLKLRKVPKAEIDRRVQEAAKILDIAHLLDRKPKALSGGQRQRVALGRAIVREPQVFLMDEPLSNLDAKLRVQMRAEIRKLHQRLQTTVIYVTHDQTEAMTMGDRIVVMRDGVIQQADTPQVVYSQPKNMFVAGFIGSPAMNFIRGEIVQDGDAFYFRAPSISLRLPEGRYGVLKASGAIGKPVVLGVRPEDLHDEEVFMTTYPDSVLQMQVEVVEHMGSEVYLHTSIGPNTIVARVNPRHVYHVGSSVKLAIDLNKIHIFDAETEESIGFAAGPAGERQEALV, translated from the coding sequence GTGGCTCGCGTGTTGCTCGAGCACATTTACAAGACCTATCCCGGCCAGACGGAGCCGACGGTGAAGGACTTCAACCTCGACATTCAGGACAAGGAATTCACCGTGTTCGTCGGCCCCTCTGGCTGCGGTAAGACGACGACGCTTCGCATGATCGCTGGACTCGAGGACATCACGGAGGGCAACCTGTATATCGGCGATCGCCGCGTGAACGACGTGCCGCCGAAGGATCGGGACATCGCGATGGTGTTCCAAAACTACGCGCTCTATCCCCATATGACGGTGTATCAGAACATGGCGTTCGGCCTGAAGCTGCGCAAGGTGCCGAAGGCCGAGATCGACCGGCGGGTGCAGGAGGCGGCGAAGATCCTCGACATTGCGCACCTGCTCGACCGGAAGCCGAAGGCGCTCTCCGGCGGTCAGCGCCAGCGCGTGGCGTTGGGTCGCGCCATTGTGCGCGAGCCGCAGGTGTTCCTGATGGATGAGCCGCTGTCGAACCTGGACGCGAAGCTGCGCGTGCAGATGCGCGCGGAGATCCGCAAGCTCCATCAGCGCTTGCAAACGACCGTCATTTACGTTACACATGATCAGACGGAAGCCATGACGATGGGCGATCGCATCGTGGTCATGCGCGACGGCGTCATCCAGCAGGCGGATACGCCGCAGGTCGTGTACTCCCAGCCGAAGAACATGTTTGTCGCCGGCTTCATTGGGTCTCCTGCCATGAACTTTATTCGCGGCGAGATCGTGCAGGACGGTGATGCGTTCTACTTCCGCGCGCCTTCCATTTCGCTGCGCCTGCCGGAGGGCCGTTACGGCGTGCTGAAGGCGTCGGGGGCCATTGGGAAGCCGGTCGTGCTCGGCGTGCGGCCGGAAGACCTGCACGATGAGGAAGTGTTCATGACGACGTATCCCGACTCCGTGCTGCAGATGCAGGTGGAAGTCGTGGAACACATGGGCTCGGAGGTCTATCTGCACACGAGCATCGGGCCGAACACGATCGTCGCGCGCGTGAACCCGCGCCACGTCTACCACGTCGGAAGCTCGGTCAAGCTCGCGATTGACTTGAACAAGATCCACATCTTCGACGCGGAGACGGAGGAGTCCATCGGCTTCGCCGCAGGTCCTGCGGGTGAACGTCAAGAAGCTTTGGTGTGA
- a CDS encoding helix-turn-helix domain-containing protein has protein sequence MEFEAELVSRFFAALGKPCAWISWTPSLPNAPLGEWVESPEGALYLRVGDRLGVDGTPLAPGERAFLTWVLSSSRGQGDAEPVARLRQCAAEDLVAAAAGLACAEPIEQVAASLPLSACPAHLVAIEWTTRVGGAAEHRESAEMVKKVTEAYVEVGAWHLSSHLSMAIASVPRAALRHAWLSLGHAEMDVRGISALAEQIASALRSEAMVDARVAVSGVIRTPQEAAAGVATLELARREAVRRNTEAAVFGDDPVRMALLWLDEPSRRAYLRAVSAISEEETQDWPAGWGEIAEAMVRSNLNISEAARSLYMHRNTLLARIEKLRDVSGFDVRRGTDAFALLAAATLLRGQSALE, from the coding sequence ATGGAATTCGAAGCAGAGTTGGTGTCGCGGTTCTTTGCTGCCTTGGGAAAACCCTGCGCGTGGATCTCGTGGACACCGTCGCTCCCCAACGCGCCTCTCGGCGAATGGGTGGAAAGTCCGGAGGGCGCGCTCTACTTGCGCGTCGGGGACCGTCTCGGCGTCGACGGAACGCCGCTCGCGCCCGGCGAACGGGCGTTTTTGACCTGGGTGCTGTCTTCGTCTCGTGGGCAAGGGGATGCCGAGCCCGTGGCACGCCTTCGCCAATGCGCCGCGGAGGATCTCGTCGCAGCCGCCGCAGGGCTGGCGTGTGCCGAGCCGATTGAGCAGGTCGCCGCATCCTTGCCTCTCTCCGCGTGCCCGGCTCACCTCGTGGCCATCGAGTGGACGACCCGCGTCGGCGGCGCAGCGGAGCACCGAGAGAGCGCCGAAATGGTGAAGAAGGTCACCGAGGCGTACGTCGAGGTCGGGGCTTGGCACCTGTCTTCCCACCTCTCGATGGCCATCGCTTCGGTTCCACGAGCCGCGCTTCGCCACGCCTGGCTGTCCCTTGGGCACGCGGAGATGGACGTCCGCGGAATTTCGGCGCTGGCGGAACAAATCGCGAGCGCGTTGCGAAGTGAGGCGATGGTTGACGCGCGCGTGGCCGTCTCGGGCGTCATTCGGACACCGCAGGAGGCAGCGGCCGGCGTGGCGACGCTCGAGCTAGCGCGGCGAGAGGCGGTCCGGCGAAACACGGAGGCCGCAGTGTTTGGCGACGACCCTGTGCGGATGGCCCTTCTATGGCTGGACGAGCCGTCGAGAAGGGCTTATTTGCGCGCTGTGTCGGCCATTTCGGAGGAAGAAACCCAGGACTGGCCCGCAGGCTGGGGTGAGATCGCCGAGGCGATGGTGCGATCCAATCTGAACATCAGCGAAGCGGCGAGATCGCTCTACATGCACCGGAACACGCTGCTCGCGCGAATCGAGAAACTGCGGGATGTGTCGGGGTTCGACGTTCGCCGGGGCACCGATGCGTTCGCGCTCTTGGCCGCGGCGACCCTTCTTCGGGGGCAATCTGCACTCGAATAG